The Rosa rugosa chromosome 1, drRosRugo1.1, whole genome shotgun sequence genomic sequence CCAAAGTACGCTTCTTCTACTTGGTGCTTGGACGAACTTACTAAAATTGTGGAATGCATGGAAGTCAAGGGCACAACAATTCTCCCAATATTTTATAAGGTGAAGCCAACGAGTGTACGGAATCAAAGAGGAGCTTTTGCAAAAGCCTTCAAGAAGCATGATAATAATTATGTTAAAGACAAAGCAAAAGTGCAAAGGTGGAGAAGCGCTTTTACAAAATTGAGCGTTATCGCTGGATGGATATCAACAGAATGGTACGCATGCAGAGTCTGTCTAAGTAGTTTAAAATTACAAATTTATTATATGATTCACGATGGGATCCATAATTTTGGATGAATTAATTTTAGGAGttgttgtaaccaaaaaaaaaaaatgtattccATATTTAATTTGGGTGTGTTAAATAAGTCCTGTAAGGCTGTGAATTGCCAAAAAACTAACCACAAAAATCCTGTTAAAGGCTAAACTTGAACTCAAGCGAAACACTGCCTAAAATAAAGTTACTATTTTAACcatgtttttgtttattttttttttctctttacacTCCTCTCCACCCATTTCAATATATAAACGTGTTCAAACTCATGATCCTAAGGGTGTTGAGTATACAAATAACCAACATACCATATCTTATTGATGATGGTTATCGATTAtcttacatatatatttttttcttttctctatgtTATAGGTATGAGTACGAGCTTATTGAAGAAGTCGTGGAATTAGTGTGTAGCACATGCATCTTAGCTCGATCCAATGAATTTAGTCGGATCAAATTGATGAAGAACCTGCTAACTTTCAGTTGAACAGCAACGATGAACAGCCTGTCAAAAgttcaattgaaggaagctgGACAACTAGGTGAACTAGCTATAATTCCAGTGGATGAAGTGGATCGAGGATGAACAACTTGCATACAAAGTCTTCGTATGAAGGTTTGAAAATTGATTAATTACTTTGCGATATAATAATGGCAGCTGCGCGCCCGCGGGGGGTAGTGATAAGTATAAATAAGCTTAGAATAAAAGAGTAATTAATTTATACACATGCTATTGAGATTGATGTGCGGCCTGTAACACCAGTACTTGCTTGATGAACAAGAAACCATTTACTCTGAACTTCTCGAACTCATTAATTCAACTCATACTTTTCTCGATCTTGTTCTATTATTGTTTTATAactgacacacacacacacacaaacacacacccGTACATACTCTCCCTTCTGTTGTAGCTAGAGCCAACACGTAAAACCTTAACATCTATCAGATCTAGATAAGTCTTAAACTTGTCCTTCATGTTCACCTCTGGTTTGTGTACGTTTCTTGTACAAAAATATATCTACTATATATAGATGTTAACACCGTATGTGTTTTGTTAATCAACACTAATCCATtaaaattcttggaaattgcATCATCCCAAGAAGCTAGAATATTGACGTCCATGGGTTTTTGACAATGCAGTTGCATATATAGACGAGGTGCTGCCTGGCAGCAATTATTGAGAATGTATGTATTAGTTGCTAGGCTTCTTGTCTTACACTTAAGGATATCATGATCAAGTTTTGGATCGATGTGATCACCCTTACCCCCAGAAAAGATCAGTTTAAATTGAAACCCTAGGAGCTCTAACACTGAGAAGGCATGAATATCCCCGAATGAAAAAATCACTCATTGTTGTCTTTAAGAGGCATGTTATCAATTTCTTTCATGAAAAGCAATAGAACTCTGAAATCACTGCACATTTACGCAATTCATGCACTAGCACAGGCAGCAACGTCAAGAATCAATGTGTATTATTTGGTCTTCCCATACTGTCAACCACCTGTTGCAGTCGAAGCCTACTATTTCCGTTTCAAAGCAAGTATGCTTTGTACATCCATTAGCCTCTGGTTAAAACTTCCTTATAAGCCCTTTATGAATGGTTAATATATTTTCCCTTTGACATAAGCTCCCCACTCTCCTTCCTATTAACAACCTCAGTTACGGGTTCGTCGATCATCACcaatgacatccatgagccaagCGGGCCCAATCCCTAACCAACCTAATCGCCCAATCACTCGGGCTACACAATGATACCAAACCCAAGAGTCACAATAACTTGTTGCCGCCAACACTAAAAACAACCATGTCATCCTCTTCCATACCGTGTCCCAAACCAAGCAGACACGTATAAGGATAAATCGCTGCCATGTTGACCACAAGAAGACACCGATAATATTACATATAGTCCTCGGGAATAATGCCATATGAATAGCTCAGCAGACAACCTGACCCAGAAATCTTCATACCTCATCCCAGCCAATCTCAAGAAGAAAAAACCTCTCTTCAACACCGTAacccaaaatttccagatcacGTGCAAGAGCTTTTCCACAATACCTCGATCATAAGATGATACCAAGACTAAAGCCATTAGTCCCTGGGAGTGACACCATAATAATGGCACAAGTATAACACCAAGAtccccaaaccctagctcaaatGAGTAGGGACTACATTGCCCTAACCAAATAACTAAGAAGAAAAACctaaat encodes the following:
- the LOC133740727 gene encoding toll/interleukin-1 receptor-like protein, which translates into the protein MGLALKKSVYVGKSIFPKVWKILLAKLLVVIYFVYVGSRLFGITFKCTKTQPWKYDVFLSFTGETRKGFTHFLYKALQRRGLKVFRDQEIQRGANISSMLSTGIEESRFAIIILSPKYASSTWCLDELTKIVECMEVKGTTILPIFYKVKPTSVRNQRGAFAKAFKKHDNNYVKDKAKVQRWRSAFTKLSVIAGWISTEWYEYELIEEVVELVCSTCILARSNEFSRIKLMKNLLTFS